Proteins encoded by one window of Orbaceae bacterium BiB:
- the rho gene encoding transcription termination factor Rho, whose amino-acid sequence MNLTELKTKPVSELVALGEKTMGLENLARLRKQDIIFAILKQHAKSGEDIFGDGVLEILQDGFGFLRSADSSYLAGPDDIYVSPSQIRRFNLRTGDTISGKIRPPKEGERYFALLKVNEVNHDKPEDARNKILFENLTPLHANSRLRMERGNGSTEDLTTRVLDLASPIGKGQRGLIVAPPKAGKTMLLQNIAQSLATNYPECELMVLLIDERPEEVTEMQRLVKGEVIASTFDEPAARHVQVAEMVIERAKRLVEHKKDVIILLDSITRLARAYNTVVPASGKILTGGVDANALHRPKRFFGAARNVEEGGSLTIIATALVDTGSKMDEVIYEEFKGTGNMELHLSRKIAERRVFPAIDFNRSGTRKEELMTSPDELQKMWILRKILNPMGEIDAMEFLIDKLSMTKTNEEFFEMMKRS is encoded by the coding sequence CTGTATCTGAGCTCGTTGCGCTTGGTGAAAAAACAATGGGGCTTGAAAATTTAGCCCGTCTACGTAAACAAGACATTATTTTTGCAATTTTAAAACAACATGCTAAAAGTGGTGAAGACATTTTTGGTGATGGCGTACTAGAAATTTTGCAAGACGGTTTTGGCTTTTTACGTTCTGCTGATAGTTCCTACTTGGCTGGTCCAGATGATATTTATGTATCACCAAGCCAAATTCGACGATTTAATTTAAGAACAGGTGATACGATATCAGGTAAAATCAGACCACCTAAAGAGGGCGAACGCTATTTTGCGCTACTCAAAGTCAATGAAGTTAACCACGATAAACCAGAAGATGCCCGCAACAAAATCCTATTTGAAAACTTAACACCACTACATGCCAATTCAAGACTCAGAATGGAACGAGGTAATGGTTCTACTGAAGATTTAACAACTCGTGTATTAGATTTAGCTTCACCGATTGGTAAAGGTCAACGTGGTTTGATTGTTGCTCCTCCAAAAGCCGGTAAAACAATGTTGCTACAAAATATCGCACAAAGTTTAGCAACTAATTATCCTGAATGTGAATTAATGGTGTTACTGATTGATGAACGTCCTGAAGAAGTGACTGAAATGCAGCGCTTAGTAAAAGGCGAGGTGATTGCTTCAACGTTTGATGAACCTGCTGCTCGCCATGTACAAGTCGCTGAAATGGTTATTGAACGTGCTAAACGTTTAGTTGAACATAAAAAAGATGTAATTATTCTATTAGACTCCATTACGCGTCTAGCTCGTGCTTATAATACTGTTGTACCAGCTTCAGGTAAAATATTGACAGGTGGTGTCGATGCTAATGCTTTACACCGACCAAAACGCTTTTTTGGTGCAGCTCGTAATGTTGAGGAAGGCGGTAGCTTAACAATTATTGCTACAGCACTGGTTGACACCGGTTCAAAAATGGATGAAGTTATATACGAAGAGTTTAAAGGTACCGGTAATATGGAACTTCATTTATCTCGTAAAATTGCTGAACGTCGTGTATTCCCTGCAATTGACTTTAACCGCTCTGGTACTCGTAAAGAAGAGCTAATGACATCGCCTGATGAGTTACAAAAAATGTGGATTCTTCGTAAGATTCTTAACCCAATGGGTGAAATCGATGCAATGGAATTCCTGATTGATAAACTGTCAATGACTAAAACAAATGAAGAGTTCTTTGAGATGATGAAGCGTTCATAA